The Numenius arquata chromosome 7, bNumArq3.hap1.1, whole genome shotgun sequence genome has a window encoding:
- the DDX43 gene encoding probable ATP-dependent RNA helicase DDX43, whose translation MSDWETSSDEDTGAPGRPPSAAAAGRLWQPPPTPPQSRASERSSAEWRRESAAGLGREEWEPRGAEGTRGPREAARRWPPRAAGRGRFRDAAEPLCFHLDNALVGALIGRGGAKIRELEDSSGSRIKVIKGTCEAEVKIFGSIAVQNKAKMLIDDAITRSGQNYIKGGTEKGKTLDSIKPENNPTKSVINWASLRENKAKYEAMKWADLPPIEKNFYKESSRTASMSQEEVELWRKENNNIICDDLKEGEKRRIPNPVCKFEDVFEHYPDIMANIRKVGFHKPTPIQSQAWPIILQGIDLIGIAQTGTGKTLAYLMPGFIHLTSQPISKDQRGGPGMLVLAPTRELALQVEAECSKYTYKGIKSICIYGGGDRRGQIDVVTKGVDVVIATPGRLHDLQMNNFVNLKSITYLVLDEADRMLDMGFEPQIMKILIDVRPDRQTVMTSATWPDGVRRLAKSYLKNPMIVYVGTLDLAAVNTVEQRVIVLAEEEKRAFMQSFIDSMKPKDKVIIFVGKKLTADDLASDFGLLGIPVQSLHGNREQCDREQALDDFKTGKVRILVATDLASRGLDVHDITHVFNFDFPRNIEEYVHRVGRTGRAGRTGKAVTLVTRSDWRVASELIDILERANQVVPDELIAMAERYKQFQIRKEMEKDIRRPQRKPSK comes from the exons ATGTCTGACTGGGAGACTAGCAGCGACGAGGATACCGGCGCGCCGGGCCGGCCGCCATCTGCTGCTGCCGCCGGGCGTCTGTGGCAGCCGCCGCCCACCCCTCCGCAGAGCCGCGCCTCCGAGCGAAGCAGCGCTGAGTGGCGGCGGGAGTCAGCGGCCGGCCTCGGAAGGGAGGAGTGGGAGCCTCGAGGCGCTGAAGGCACCCGCGGCCCGAGGGAGGCGGCGCGGCGGTGGCCGCCCCGAGCCGCCGGCCGCGGCCGGTTTCGGGACGCCGCGGAGCCGCTTTGCTTCCACCTCGATAACGCCCTGGTTGGGGCTCTCATAG GTCGGGGTGGAGCTAAAATAAGAGAACTTGAGGATTCTTCGGGTTCCAGAATAAAG GTTATAAAGGGAACCTGTGAAGCTGAAGTAAAGATCTTCGGCAGCATTGCTGTGCAAAACAAAGCCAAGATGTTGATAGACGATGCTATTACAAGATCTGGACAAAACTACATTAAAGGTGGGACTGAGAAAG GAAAAACCTTGGACAGTATCAAGCCTGAAAATAACCCAACGAAGTCAGTGATTAACTGGGCCTCTCTTCGAGAAAACAAAGCTAAATATGAAGCTATGAAATGGGCAG ACTTGCCTCCAATTgagaaaaacttctataaagaATCATCAAGGACTGCATCTATGTCACAAGAAGAAGTGGAGCTGTGGCG gaaagaaaataataatataatttgtGATGACTTAAAAGAAGGTGAAAAGCGCCGCATTCCCAATCCTGTTTGTAAATTTGAAGATGTATTTGAGCATTATCCTGATATTATGGCTAATATAAGAAAAGTTGGTTTTCACAAGCCTACACCAATTCAG TCCCAGGCATGGCCGATCATACTCCAAGGAATTGATCTTATTGGTATAGCACAGACCGGTACTGGGAAGACGTTGGCGTACTTAATGCCTGGATTCATTCACTTGACTTCACAGCCAAT ATCCAAAGATCAGCGTGGGGGGCCGGGGATGTTAGTCCTTGCTCCCACTCGAGAACTGGCGCTGCAAGTAGAGGCAGAGTGTTCGAAGTACACGTACAAAGGAATTAAAAG tatttgcatATATGGTGGTGGGGACCGAAGAGGACAGATAGACGTGGTTACCAAAGGTGTGGACGTTGTTATTGCTACTCCTGGCAGACTGCACGATCTTCAGATGAACAATTTTGTGAATTTGAAGAGCATCACATACTTG GTTTTGGATGAGGCTGACAGAATGTTGGATATGGGGTTTGAACCTCAGATAATGAAGATCCTGATAGACGTGCGGCCCGACAGGCAAACTGTCATGACGAG TGCTACTTGGCCTGACGGTGTCCGTCGCCTGGCCAAATCCTATCTGAAAAATCCTATGATCGTGTATGTCGGCACTCTTGACTTAGCA GCAGTAAATACGGTAGAACAGAGAGTTATTGTTCTTGCCgaggaagagaagagagcttTCATGCAATCCTTCATCGACTCCATGAAGCCAAAAGATAAGGTCATcatttttgtgggaaaaaaactGAC AGCTGATGACTTAGCAAGCGACTTTGGGCTTCTGGGAATTCCAGTGCAGTCCCTTCATGGTAACAGGGAACAGTGTGATCGAGAACAGGCTCTAGATGACTTCAAGACTG GCAAAGTCAGAATACTGGTAGCTACTGACTTGGCCTCCCGTGGCCTTGATGTGCATGATATTACTCATGTTTTTAACTTCGACTTCCCTCGCAACATTGAAGAATACGTGCACAGAGTAGGTCGTACTGGAAGAGCCGG ACGCACTGGGAAGGCGGTGACGCTTGTCACTAGGAGTGACTGGAGGGTTGCATCTGAGCTGATTGACATTCTGGAGAGAGCAAACCAA GTAGTTCCTGATGAGCTGATTGCAATGGCAGAAAGATACAAACAATTTcaaatcagaaaagaaatggaaaaggataTACGAAGGCCTCAGAGAAAGCCCTCAAAATAA